Proteins encoded by one window of Pseudorca crassidens isolate mPseCra1 chromosome 3, mPseCra1.hap1, whole genome shotgun sequence:
- the GABRP gene encoding gamma-aminobutyric acid receptor subunit pi isoform X2 — protein sequence MRHSLHLTFLCLSLLTGRMCIQGNQFNIKASRSDKLSLPGFENLTAGYNKFLRPNFGGEPVQIALTLDIASISSISESNMDYTATIYLRQRWTDQRLVFEGDKSFTLDARLVEFLWVPDTYIVESKKSFLHEVTVGNRLIRLFSNGTVLYALRITTTVACNMDLSKYPMDTQTCKLQLESWGYDGNDVEFSWLRGNDSVRGLENLRLAQYTVQQYFTLATRSQQETGNYTRLVLQFELQRNVLYFILETYLPSTFLVVLSWVSFWISLDSVPARTCIGEGKGSGRSQHH from the exons ATGAGGCACAGTCTCCACTTGACCTTCCTGTGTCTGAGTCTCCTCACTGGAAG gatGTGTATCCAGGGGAATCAGTTTAACATCAAGGCCAGCAGAAGTGACAAGCTGTCCCTGCCTGGCTTTGAGAATCTCACAGCAGGATATAACAAGTTTCTCAGGCCCAATTTTGGTG GAGAACCTGTTCAGATAGCACTGACTCTGGACATTGCAAGTATTTCCAGTATTTCAGAGAGTAACATG GACTACACAGCCACCATATACCTCAGACAGCGCTGGACAGACCAGCGGCTGGTGTTCGAAGGCGACAAGAGCTTCACTCTGGATGCACGCCTAGTGGAGTTCCTCTGGGTGCCAGACACTTACATCGTGGAGTCCAAAAAGTCCTTCCTCCATGAAGTCACTGTGGGAAACAGGCTCATCCGCCTCTTCTCCAATGGCACAGTCCTGTATGCTCTCAG aaTCACAACAACCGTTGCATGTAACATGGACCTGTCTAAATACCCCATGGACACACAGACATGCAAGTTGCAACTAGAAAGCT GGGGCTATGATGGGAATGACGTGGAGTTCAGCTGGCTGAGAGGGAATGACTCTGTGCGCGGGCTGGAGAACCTGCGGCTTGCTCAGTACACCGTACAACAATATTTCACGTTAGCTACCAGATCGCAGCAGGAAACAG GAAATTATACACGACTGGTCTTGCAATTTGAGCTTCAGAGGAATGTCCtgtatttcattttggaaacTTATCTTCCTTCCACTTTCCTGGTGGTGTTATCCTGGGTTTCGTTTTGGATCTCCCTTGATTCAGTTCCTGCAAGAACCTGCATTG